The nucleotide sequence AAATAGTGAAGGGGATGAAATTGGATAAAGCCTTAAAACTTACGCCCAATGATATAATTGACGCTTTAGGCGGTTTGCCGGCGCGAAAAATTCACTGTTCGGTTTTGGGGGACAAAGCGTTGCGGCAGGCGATTAACGATTATTTCCGTAAGAGCGGACAATTGGCGCGTGTGGAAGTCGGCAATTATCGGGTTTTGGACAAGGTTTTAAAAATCACTGACCGTGATATAGAAGAAGCGGTGCTGGAAGGGGCTGATACTTTGGAAAAAGTACAGGCCAAAACCAAAGTTGGCACTGGCGACCCAGGTTCTCTGCCGGAAGTGGAGAAACTCGTCAGTTTTTACGTGCAGAAGTATTACGGATAATTTTTTGACTAATAAGAACGCATTTGCTATAATAATTTTGCGAAGTCCGAGCGAGACAGTACTCTGGCCTTATGTTGAAAAGTATTCTTTCGGTTTTAAATAAAAATTTCGCCGGACTTACGTAATTCCCCTCCCAAGTGGCCTCCCTAAACGTAGGGAGGCCTTTCTTTTTATCCATTTTTATGGTATTTTTAAATAATCCTTATTTATGGGAACTTTATACATAGTCGCCACGCCAATCGGAAATTTGGAGGATATCACGCATCGCGCTGTCAGGATTTTGGGCGAGGCGGATTTGATTTTGTGCGAGGATACTAGACAGACAAAAAAGCTTTTGGACCATTACAATATCAGAACAAAAACGCAGAGTTATCATCAGCATAGCAAGCTTTCCAAGCTGGATTTTATCGTTGAAGAATTAAGGCGCGGCAAAAATATCGCGTTGGTGAGCGATGCTGGCACGCCGGGGATTTCCGACCCGGGGAATAAATTGGTTGAATATGTCGTGGAGAAATTGCCAGACACGAAAATTGTTCCCATTCCCGGGGGTTCGGCAGTCATCGCGGCGCTATCTATTTCCGGTTTTCCGACAGATAGATTCAAGTTTTTGGGATTTTTGCCGCACAAGAAGGGGAGAGAGACATTGTTTAAAGAAATTGCTGTGGCGAAAGAGACGGTGGCTTTTTACGAATCAACCCACCGGATTTTAAAAACATTGGAGCAATTGAAAAATTTTTTAGATAAAAATAGACAAATCGTTGTTTGCCGCGAGCTTACCAAAATGTTTGAGAGTATTTATCGCGGCGATATTGAAAAAGTTTTAGCGGAACTTTTAAAAGATTCAATCAAGGGAGAATTCACAGTCGTGGTGCGGGGAAAATAAAAATCCCCGCAAACGTGGTGCGGGGATTTTGTTTTTTAGCTTTGGGATTTTTTCTTATGGTCCGTTCCTGACGACGGTTGCCAGAGAAGGCTCTTCTTCGGTATTTTCCTTTTTTTGTACTTTCGTTTTTTCCTCTTCTTTTGGCGGGGGAAACAGAGAATTGAGATTGTTTAACAGGTTATCGCGTTCCGTTTCGTTTAGCCCCTTTGTGGATATTTCCACATAGGATAGGTCGGATTGATCCGGTATGGGCTGTATTAAAGTAGTTACGCCCCCTTTTAGCAATCGAAGAGGAGCCAGAAGTTGTTCAATCTTACGTAGTATTTCTGCGGGTACGTTGGATTTTATCCATTTTTCTTCCATTTTTTCTCCTTTTTATTTATTTGATTAATTTGTTAAAATCCATATTGTCTTTAATTTATACCATATTTTATAATATTTGTCAAGACCAGTCGGTCGCGACCGACTGGTCAAGTCCCGTCAGTTTACAACTGACTGGTCAAGCCCCCCAAAAAAATATCAAAGAAAAAAGCGCGAAAATTAAGCTTTAGAAGTATAGGTCTACCGGTGTGTTAATAAATTCAGCTTAATTTCCGCGCGAAGAACTATCGTTTACAATAATACAGCAATTGATTTATGTCAAATAAAAAAGGAAAATTTTATATCACCACGCCGATTTATTATGTCAACGCCAATCCGCACATTGGCCATACTTATACCACGGTCGCGGCTGATGTTTTGGCGCGTTATCATCGGTTGATTGGCGATAAGACCTTCTTTTTGACAGGCACCGATGAGCATGGCACGAAAATTGAAGAGAAAGCCAAGGAAGCGGGATTGTCGCCGCAAAAATTTGTTGACGGCGTGGCGGCGCAATTTGAACTGGCTTGGGATAATCTTAATATCTCCCACGACCGATTTATCCGCACTACCGAAGCGGAGCATATGGCGGCCGTGCAAAACGCGCTTCAATATATGTACGACAAAGGAGATATTTATCCTGGAAAATATGAGGGGCTATATTGCCGCGGTTGCGAGCAGTTTAAAAATGAGAAGGATTTAATTGATGGCAAATGTCCTGACCATAAAACGAAACCAGAATGGATGAGCGAGGAGTGCTATATGTTCAAGCTCTCTAAATATCAGAAAGAGCTTTTGAAAAAGATAGAAAGCGACGAATTTAAAATTTCACCCAAAGAAAGAAAAAATGAAGTTATAAGTTTTTATAAAAACGAGGGGCTTAAAGACGTGGCTTTTTCCCGCAAGAACGTTAAATGGGGTATACCGCTTCCATGGGATAAAAGCCAGACGACCTATGTTTGGGCTGACGCGTTTTTGAATTATTTGACAGGGTTAGATTGGGAGGGTTCGGGTAAAAAATCACCGGAATTTTGGCCCCCAGATGTCCAACTGATGAGCAAGGATATTTTGAGGGTACACGCCACAATTTGGCCGGCGATGCTTTTATCTCTTGGTTTGGAATTGCCAAAAGAACTTTTTATTCACGGCTTTTTCTTGGTTGATGGGCAAAAGATGTCCAAATCGCTCGGCAACGTGATTGCGCCGGAAGATTTGGTTAAAAAATACGGCGTGGATGCCACGCGCTATCTCTTGATGAGCGCTACTTCTTTTGGCAGTGACGGGGATATTGGTTGGGAATTTTTTGATGAGAAATACACGGCGGATTTGGCAAACGGGTTGGGAAATTTGGTGGCAAGGGCGACGGCGTTATTTGAGAAAATGGAAGAGGCGGGGATGAGATTAAAAAATAACAATCAATTACCTGAAGTATGGGGTGATTTTACGTGTATATTTGATATAGATAATACTTGGGAATCTTATAAAAGAAAGATGGGGGAGATAGCCCTAGACAGAGCCCCCCTTTATCTAATTTCAGGTAAAATTAATGATAAAGAAGTTCAGAGTATGATTGCTTTTTTGGATAATTATATTTCCACAACCAAACCTTGGGAGTTGATAAAAAATAAAGACGAACGAACTGAAGTTGTGATGTATAATGTTTTAGAAAGGACCCGTCATATCGCTCTCATGATTTACCCCTTTATGCCCGAGACGGCGGATAAAATTTTGGAGCAGTTGGGACAGTCGAAAGTTGAGGAAATCAAAGATTTTAAAAGGGCGATGGAGTGGGGCGGTCTTAAAGAAAACGCCAAAATCAAAAAAGGCGAAATTCTTTTTCCAAGATTAGATAAATAAGAAATAGAAATTAGGAATCATAATTCCTAATTCATAACTCATAATTCATAATTTAAATTTTTATGATTTTATTTGACCTCGTTCTCCTTATCATTTTAGGTGGGTTTATATTATTCGGCCTTTGGTTTGGGTTAATTCATACACTCGGCGCGTTAGTCGGAGTCATCGCCGGTTCGTGGGTGGCGACTCATTATTATGAAGTTGTTGCCAATCAGCTTGGCTGGCTTGTCGGCTCAAGTAATTGGGCAAAAATCATAATTTTTATAATGATTTTTATTATAGTAACCCGCCTCGTCGGTTTAGCTTTTTATTTATTGGAAAAAGTTTTTAACATTATTTCCATCATTCCATTTTTAAAAACCATCAATCGTTTGGCTGGAGGGATATTTGGAGCGCTGGAAGGGATGCTGGTTTTGGGAACCATTCTTTATGTGGCCAGTAAGTATAATCTTGGCGTTTTAACAGAGCAGATGGCTCGGTCGGAAATCGCCCCGTATCTTTTATTGGTCACAACAATCTTGTGGCCGCTTTTTCCGGAATTGTTAAAAAAGATAAAATCCGTCATCTAATTTTATCTATTAGTCATTCGCCGTATGTTAATTGATACCCATTGCCACGTTAATTTCAACGCTTACAAAAATGACGCTGATGAAGTGATTAAGCGCAGTTTGGCTAATGACACTTGGTTGATAAATGTCGGTTCGCAAAGCACGACCAGCGGGCGGGCGGTTGAATATGCCCAAGAGTTTAAAGAGGGAGTTTACGCGGCAGTAGCGCTGCATCCCATTCATCTTTTTAGGACCGAGATTGATGAAGCGGAAATTAGTTTTAAATTTTCTGTCCGCGGCGAAGCGTTTGATTATAATTTTTATAAAAAATTAGCGGAAGATAAAAAGACCGTGGCCATAGGGGAAACGGGGCTTGATTATTACCATTGGCCAGAAGGTTACAGTAAGGAGGAAGTCAGAAAAAATCAGCGGGAAGTTTTTGAAAAACATTTGGATTTGGCAGAAGAAATGGAGTTACCGGCGATTATCCATTGCCGCGAAGCGCATGATGATATTATGGAAATTTTAAAACGTAGATACGAGAGGGAGAAGTTAAAAGAAAGGGGAGTACTCCATTGTTTTTCGGGCGACTTGAAGCTGGCTCGCGAATATATTGAATTAGGATTTTTAATTAGCTTTACGGGGCTTATCACTTTTGTAAAAGATTGGGACAAAGTTATTGCCGGATTGCCCTTGGAAAAATTGATGGTGGAAACCGACGCGCCTTATTTGACGCCGGAGCCGTTTCGCGGAAAACGTAACGAACCGCTTTACGTAAAATACGTGGCGGAAAAAATCGCCAAACTGAAAGGATTGGAATTTGAAGAAGTGGCGGAGGCGACTTGGCAAAACGCTTTGAGGTTGTTTTCTAAAATAAAAACCGCCTGACTATTTTTTGTCAGACGGGCTTTCTTTGCAGATTTTTACGTAGATTTCTGTGACTTTTTCGGGATTTATCACTCCGGTTGTTTTGCGGATAGGGAATTCAAAACTGGCCGTTCCAATGTCTTCTTCAAATCCGGCCAGTTTCATCTTTTCATCCGTTCCCGGAGGACATTTGGTTGGGATGACCACTATTCGCGGTCCGCTCGCACAGGAAGCGATAAATAAACCGATACTAATAAAGAGTAACACCAGTCGGGTCATTAGGGGTCTCCTTTTTGCAAATAATACTGCCGGCATCGGTAAAACTTTCCGACTTGAATCCAATGGGACAAAAGAATGTGCAAATAAGTTCATTTTTCCCCGCAGATTCCCTTACGGCACACACATTTTCATTACCGCCGTTATAAGTGTAAGTAATAGTTTTTGGGGCTGCGCAGGCCGAGAAAAACGTCATCATTAACATCAGAAAGAACAAGTTTTTCATTTTACCTCCTTTGTTTTAAAATGAAGAGTAGTGTATAATATAACAGATTTAATCATTTGTCAAGTTTTATGGAAATAGTGTTGGTAATAATCGGCGTTTTTGTGTTAGTTGCCATTGGCTGGCTGATTTTGGAGTTTAAAAAGAAAGAGGCCAAAGATAATGGTCAGGATAATGCCATGGAAACCTTAAATAAGGAATTGCAAAATATCAGGAGTGAGTTTCGCGGGTCTTTGGAAAAAAATTTGGAATTTATCCAGCGCCAGACCGGCCAGAGCCATCGGATAATTTCCGAGGTTACGGAAAAATTAACCAAAATTGACGAGACTAATAGGCAGGTCGTGGGGTTCGCTGAACAATTGCAAAGTTTAGAGGATATTTTAAAAAATCCCAAACAGCGCGGTATTTTGGGCGAATATTTTTTAGAAACGATTTTGAAAAACGTGTTACCCCCGCAATCTTATGAAATGCAGTATAAATTTAAAGATGGCGTGATTGTGGACGCGGTTATTTTCGTTCAAAATAAAATCATTCCCATTGATTCCAAGTTTTCCTTGGAAAATTACAATAAAATTTTGGCCGAAAAAGACGCCGCGCGAAAAGAAGGATACGAAAAGGTGTTTAAGGAGGATTTGAAAAAAAGAATTGATGAAACTTCAAAATACATTCGTCCAAACGAAAAAACCATGGACTTCGCTTTTATGTTTATTCCCTCGGAAGGGGTCTATTACGATTTATTGATTAATCAGGTCGGGGCGGTCAAAGTCAATACGCGGGATTTAATTGAGTATGCTTTTAAAGAAAAGCACGTGATTATTGTTTCGCCCACCAGTTTTTTTGCTTATCTCCAAACCGTGCTTCAGGGTTTGCGCGCACTCCAGATTGAAGAGTCGGCCAAAGAAATCCGTGAGCACGTGGAAGACCTGCAAAAACATTTATTGAGTTATGAAAGCTATCTACAAAAGCTTGGCAATAATTTGGGGACGACAGTGAATATGTACAACTCGGCGTATAAAGAATTTAAAAAGGTTGACAAAGACGTGACGAAAATAACCGGCAAGAATTCAAAAATAGAGCCGATAGAATTGGATAAGCCAAATATATAAAATAAAAAAGAGCGCTGACGTTCCAGAGCTCTTTTTTGTTTGAGGAAATTTTTTATTGTTTTTTGTGAAGTCACTTGTGGAAAATAGCAGATATTTTACGGGAAATTACATATATTACACCAACAATTCCTCCGATTATTCCACCGACAGTAGGTCCCAAAGAAATAGAGAGAAATAATCCATCTAAAAATACAGATTTGAAAATAAACCCGTCGTCAGTTAGGTGGTCCGCTAATCCCACTCCTGCCCAGAGAAAGCAAAGCATGCTTCCCAAGAAAGCTCCGCATATAGCAAAGAAAAATATTTTTCCGAGCTTTTTAGCTCTCCTTGTTAAAGTTCATTTTAAGCATTATAACTGTTTTAAATATATTAATAATTAGTGTTTTTGTCAAGAGCGTCTCGGGTTTTATGTTTCTTCCAAATTTAGCTTTAAAAAATTTGCCACCGTTGACGAATTTGATAAAAGGGGCTAACATTATATAAATACTTTGTACCTGTGGACAACTAATAGGGAAGTATCGCAAGTATTTCCGAGAGAGTAAAGAGAGAGGGGGGCGTTTTGTTTTATTCAAAATTTTTATGAGCCAATTGGAAAATAAAAAACCAGTTAATGAAACCGCTTGGTGGCAACCGCATTTAGTTCTTTTTTTTGAACTTTCCGGCTGGATTGTTGTTCCTATAATCGCGGCAGTGTATCTTGGGCGCTGGCTAGATGTCAGATATAATTCCGAACCATGGTTATTTTTGGTTTCCGTTGGCGTGGCTTTCGTGATTTCCATGTTCGGCATTGTTTCTAAGACCATCAAATCGATGAATAAAATAACTGAAGAAAATAAAAAAGATGAGCATCCAGACGGAACAAAAAAGCCATAGTGGAGATTTAGCCGGTGACCATGCGGTTGGTTCGTCCGATTTGAGTGGAGGAGGGGAGCCGGTAGAAACTCAGGGAGAAGTAAAGCATGAAACGACTCTTTTCGCCGAGCCCATTTTTAACGTCGGCGGTTTCACCGTCACCAATTCTCTGCTAAATAGCTGGTTTGTGGTGGCGCTCATTGTAATTTTGGCGGTTTTAATCAGGCGAAAAATTTCTCTCGTGCCGCACGGACTTCAAAATATTATGGAAATAATAATTGAAGAAGCGCTAAAGCTTTTCGATTCCGTCACAGGAGATAGAAAAAAATCTTTGTTATTCGCGCCCATCGTTTTTTGTTTGTTTGTTTTCATTCTTTTAAATAATTGGCTCGGTCTTTTGCCGGGCATCGGGTCTTTGGGTTTTGTAGAAACTCACGGCGGAGAAAATATTTTTATTCCCTTGTTTCGCGGCGCCACGGCCGATTTAAATACTACTCTGGCCCTGGCTTTGGCGGCGGTTATTGGTTCGCACATCGTGGGAATAATTTTTATCGGCGTTTGGAATTATTTTAATAAGTTCATTAATTTGAAAGGTCTGGCGGAAATTCCCAAAAAGATTTTTAAGGACCCGACCATTATTATAGTGAATCCGATTAAGTTTTTTGTCGGGGTAGTGGAAATAATTTCCGAAATTGCCAAAGTGGCTTCGTTGTCCTTTCGTCTTTTTGGTAATATTTTCGCGGGGGAAGTGCTTCTGGCTTCCATGGCTGTGCTGTTTGCTTATATTCTTCCGATTCCTTTTATGTTTTTGGAAATAATCGTGGGAATTATCCAGGCCCTGATTTTTGCCATGCTGACACTGGTATATTTTACGATTGCCACTTCTGCTCACGAGGAACACTAATTAAGTTTTTAAATAATAACAGTTACGCCGAGGTTAAATAAAATTCCTCCCTCGATTGCACGACTGTTAAAAAAGGAAAAAATATGGATTTAACAATGGTTGCCAAGGCTCTAGCCATCGGCATTGGCTCTATCGGCCCGGCCTTAGCCATCGGTAAAATCGGTGCTAAGGCCATGGAATCAATCGGCCGCAATCCGGAAGCCGCCGGCAAAATTTTAGTGCCGATGCTTTTGGCCGCCGCTTTCGCCGAAGCTGTCGCTATTTACGCTTTGGTTATCGCTTTTAGTATTAAGTAGTAGGTTCGCGAACAGGGGGAAATTTCCCCCTGTGGCGAGTTTATTATTTAATGGTTAAATTATATGGACGAACTTATCAAAAATTTTCACATCAATTGGCAGCTGCTGGCAGCGCAGATTGTTAATTTTGCCATAGTAGTCGGAGTTTTGTGGTTTTTCGCTTTAAAGCCGCTTATCAAGAAGATGAATGAGCGCACATCTTACATTGAAAAAAGTCTGGAGGACGCCAAGCAGGTTGAGGCCAATTTAGCCAAAGCCGAGGAACTTAAAAAAGAGCGACTGGCTGATGCCACGAGGGAGGCTGAAAGAATTATCAAGGAAGCGAAAAAAGTGATTGAGCGCGAAAAGCAAGAGGCCTTGGGAAAAACAAAAAACGAGGCGGAGAAAGTGGTGGCCGAGGCCAAAGAGCAAATTGTCGTTGAAAAAGAAAAAGCCGAAAAAGAAATCAGGGGCAAAGTTTCCGAACTGGTGATTTTAGCCGTAGAGAAAATTTTAAAGGAAAATGTCAGTAAAAGTATGGACGAGAAAAAGATTGCCGAAACAATAGAATCTTTGGAAAAATAAAAATATGAGATATTCACCAAAACAATACGCTGCCGTTTTTTATGACTTAACCAAAGATAAAAAAGGCAAGGAGTTGGGGGAAAATATCCGTAATTTTTTAATGTTTTTATCCAAGCACAATGATTTTAAAAAACTCCCCGCGATAATTGCCGAGTTTACGAAGTTGAGCGATAAAAGAAACGGCCTTGTAAGAGCTGAAGTTGCGACAGCGAGAGCGCTTTCCGCAAAAAATAGGGCCGGTATTATTAAGGGTATTAAAAAAACGACCGGCAACCGCGAAGTTTTACTTCAAGAAAAAAGGGATGATTTACTTCTTGGCGGAGTCAGGATTTTGGCG is from Patescibacteria group bacterium and encodes:
- a CDS encoding iron-sulfur cluster assembly scaffold protein; protein product: MKKLSKKSYKLPKSCDGVERTGEEWLYSPKVKDHFFNPRNILRPEEEKKYKADGVGYVGSPACGDVMKVLIQVDPKKDTITDCRWQTFGCGSAIASTSMMSQIVKGMKLDKALKLTPNDIIDALGGLPARKIHCSVLGDKALRQAINDYFRKSGQLARVEVGNYRVLDKVLKITDRDIEEAVLEGADTLEKVQAKTKVGTGDPGSLPEVEKLVSFYVQKYYG
- the rsmI gene encoding 16S rRNA (cytidine(1402)-2'-O)-methyltransferase; the encoded protein is MGTLYIVATPIGNLEDITHRAVRILGEADLILCEDTRQTKKLLDHYNIRTKTQSYHQHSKLSKLDFIVEELRRGKNIALVSDAGTPGISDPGNKLVEYVVEKLPDTKIVPIPGGSAVIAALSISGFPTDRFKFLGFLPHKKGRETLFKEIAVAKETVAFYESTHRILKTLEQLKNFLDKNRQIVVCRELTKMFESIYRGDIEKVLAELLKDSIKGEFTVVVRGK
- the metG gene encoding methionine--tRNA ligase; translated protein: MSNKKGKFYITTPIYYVNANPHIGHTYTTVAADVLARYHRLIGDKTFFLTGTDEHGTKIEEKAKEAGLSPQKFVDGVAAQFELAWDNLNISHDRFIRTTEAEHMAAVQNALQYMYDKGDIYPGKYEGLYCRGCEQFKNEKDLIDGKCPDHKTKPEWMSEECYMFKLSKYQKELLKKIESDEFKISPKERKNEVISFYKNEGLKDVAFSRKNVKWGIPLPWDKSQTTYVWADAFLNYLTGLDWEGSGKKSPEFWPPDVQLMSKDILRVHATIWPAMLLSLGLELPKELFIHGFFLVDGQKMSKSLGNVIAPEDLVKKYGVDATRYLLMSATSFGSDGDIGWEFFDEKYTADLANGLGNLVARATALFEKMEEAGMRLKNNNQLPEVWGDFTCIFDIDNTWESYKRKMGEIALDRAPLYLISGKINDKEVQSMIAFLDNYISTTKPWELIKNKDERTEVVMYNVLERTRHIALMIYPFMPETADKILEQLGQSKVEEIKDFKRAMEWGGLKENAKIKKGEILFPRLDK
- a CDS encoding CvpA family protein, whose product is MILFDLVLLIILGGFILFGLWFGLIHTLGALVGVIAGSWVATHYYEVVANQLGWLVGSSNWAKIIIFIMIFIIVTRLVGLAFYLLEKVFNIISIIPFLKTINRLAGGIFGALEGMLVLGTILYVASKYNLGVLTEQMARSEIAPYLLLVTTILWPLFPELLKKIKSVI
- a CDS encoding TatD family hydrolase, whose product is MLIDTHCHVNFNAYKNDADEVIKRSLANDTWLINVGSQSTTSGRAVEYAQEFKEGVYAAVALHPIHLFRTEIDEAEISFKFSVRGEAFDYNFYKKLAEDKKTVAIGETGLDYYHWPEGYSKEEVRKNQREVFEKHLDLAEEMELPAIIHCREAHDDIMEILKRRYEREKLKERGVLHCFSGDLKLAREYIELGFLISFTGLITFVKDWDKVIAGLPLEKLMVETDAPYLTPEPFRGKRNEPLYVKYVAEKIAKLKGLEFEEVAEATWQNALRLFSKIKTA
- a CDS encoding DNA recombination protein RmuC, which encodes MEIVLVIIGVFVLVAIGWLILEFKKKEAKDNGQDNAMETLNKELQNIRSEFRGSLEKNLEFIQRQTGQSHRIISEVTEKLTKIDETNRQVVGFAEQLQSLEDILKNPKQRGILGEYFLETILKNVLPPQSYEMQYKFKDGVIVDAVIFVQNKIIPIDSKFSLENYNKILAEKDAARKEGYEKVFKEDLKKRIDETSKYIRPNEKTMDFAFMFIPSEGVYYDLLINQVGAVKVNTRDLIEYAFKEKHVIIVSPTSFFAYLQTVLQGLRALQIEESAKEIREHVEDLQKHLLSYESYLQKLGNNLGTTVNMYNSAYKEFKKVDKDVTKITGKNSKIEPIELDKPNI
- a CDS encoding AtpZ/AtpI family protein, yielding MSQLENKKPVNETAWWQPHLVLFFELSGWIVVPIIAAVYLGRWLDVRYNSEPWLFLVSVGVAFVISMFGIVSKTIKSMNKITEENKKDEHPDGTKKP
- the atpB gene encoding F0F1 ATP synthase subunit A, giving the protein MSIQTEQKSHSGDLAGDHAVGSSDLSGGGEPVETQGEVKHETTLFAEPIFNVGGFTVTNSLLNSWFVVALIVILAVLIRRKISLVPHGLQNIMEIIIEEALKLFDSVTGDRKKSLLFAPIVFCLFVFILLNNWLGLLPGIGSLGFVETHGGENIFIPLFRGATADLNTTLALALAAVIGSHIVGIIFIGVWNYFNKFINLKGLAEIPKKIFKDPTIIIVNPIKFFVGVVEIISEIAKVASLSFRLFGNIFAGEVLLASMAVLFAYILPIPFMFLEIIVGIIQALIFAMLTLVYFTIATSAHEEH
- the atpE gene encoding ATP synthase F0 subunit C gives rise to the protein MDLTMVAKALAIGIGSIGPALAIGKIGAKAMESIGRNPEAAGKILVPMLLAAAFAEAVAIYALVIAFSIK
- the atpF gene encoding F0F1 ATP synthase subunit B, which encodes MDELIKNFHINWQLLAAQIVNFAIVVGVLWFFALKPLIKKMNERTSYIEKSLEDAKQVEANLAKAEELKKERLADATREAERIIKEAKKVIEREKQEALGKTKNEAEKVVAEAKEQIVVEKEKAEKEIRGKVSELVILAVEKILKENVSKSMDEKKIAETIESLEK
- the atpH gene encoding ATP synthase F1 subunit delta codes for the protein MRYSPKQYAAVFYDLTKDKKGKELGENIRNFLMFLSKHNDFKKLPAIIAEFTKLSDKRNGLVRAEVATARALSAKNRAGIIKGIKKTTGNREVLLQEKRDDLLLGGVRILAGDKLLDGSFKNKILSLRKKLS